Proteins co-encoded in one Theileria equi strain WA chromosome 3, complete sequence genomic window:
- a CDS encoding hypothetical protein (encoded by transcript BEWA_008630A) — translation MAGNGPIQKGAMFMAGLTLLQSLRVALTGAKFALDRFKIPQQYASSFINMVHNPMELATFTGMAIVTSIALYKGESSNDNGFRYFSAVTNVTLCCSFILLLYAFTSGGQMGNLTFYYWTIVLVSFIYGLNVATVMTVASADAALFNMGIPLSGIQVSAYYYVFNKLAERFNWSNVSYWIIFWQLVIAILISAASAAVWIAVAKNGTNNSNNGQQPCAAAISPIFMGMVGMGGIYAFYPAIAPYKLTEVGTGYTIDLVVLFMSAVPGILIAILCLWKIGPDKPWKNGTTQWWHAAWILAIPHITAMVLCLCTLHYPDSGLARSIKSSGLRVGVITITLKFCEEGLKAVSYAGGGAYKSPIPPVNAFTSQGLMIILAFTGDGYLKTYSKYEHDRSNWPTRDFGFWKSLGYWTGNGVSEACKSVKSSFTKNVRCKVLGKSEALLIVYEDEEF, via the coding sequence ATGGCAGGGAATGGTCCCATTCAGAAaggcgccatgtttatggcaggtCTGACTCTcttgcagtctctccgtgtggctttaactggagcaaagtttgcacttgatagatttaaaattccgCAGCAGTATgccagttcgttcattaacatggtccataatcctatggaactggcaacgtttactggaatGGCTATTGTGACTTCCATAGCACTATATAAGGGTGAAAGTTCTAATGATAATGGTTTCAGGTACTTTTCCGCTGTAACAAATGTGACACTATGTTGTTCATTCATTCTACTCCTCTATGCATTTACGTCAGGAGGTCAAATGGGAAATCTCACcttttactactggactatAGTACTTGTCTCATTTATATATGGACTTAATGTGGCAACTGTGATGACTGTAGCGAGTGCAGATGCTGCTCTTTTCAATATGGGAATCCCTCTATCTGGTATTCAAGTTTCTGCCTACTACTATGTTTTTAATAAGCTTGCTGAGAGATTTAACTGGTCAAACGTTAGTTACTGGATCATATTCTGGCAGCTTGTCATAGCAATACTGATATCGGCAGCCTCAGCTGCTGTCTGGATTGCTGttgcaaagaatggtacTAATAATTCTAATAATGGTCAACAACCCTGTGCTGCCGCCATCTCTCCAATTTTCATGGGAATGGTGGGTATGGGTGGAATATACGCTTTCTATCCTGCAATTGCTCCTTATAAACTGACTGAAGTTGGCACTGGCTACACTATTGACCTCGTTGTTTTATTCATGAGTGCGGTTCCAGGTATTTTAATTGCCATCTTATGCCTATGGAAGATTGGTCCAGATAAAccatggaagaatggtactACTCAGTGGTGGCATGCTGCTTGGATTCTGGCTATTCCGCATATTACTGCCATGGTCCTGTGTTTGTGCACACTTCATTATCCAGATAGTGGATTAGCACGTTCCATAAAGAGCAGTGGTTTAAGGGTTGGAGTCATTACCATCACTCTGAAGTTTTGTGAAGAAGGATTGAAGGCAGTTTCATATGCTGGAGGTGGTGCGTATAAAAGCCCAATTCCACCTGTTAATGCATTCACTTCgcaaggtttaatgatcatCTTGGCCTTTACCGGAGATGGATACCTTAAGACttactccaagtatgaaCATGATCGTAGTAACTGGCCTACTAGAGACTTTGGGTTCTGGAAGTCCTTAGGATACTGGACAGGTAATGGAGTATCTGAAGCCTGTAAGAGCGTTAAATCTTCttttaccaagaatgttagatgtaaagttttgggtaaatcagaggctTTACTTATAgtctatgaagatgaggaattttag
- a CDS encoding hypothetical protein (encoded by transcript BEWA_008640A), whose product MESCLRSIVDLQEHLLSSLDFSATHVLYELQSCCNGLLRKICNIDLYSHFLHGFMQKIDTHESIIDESIQILIKKYSDLSKRLKHELFSQITRKKNIKTLESIEFNGENVRDADDAYTETLEVSCPRPDSARISEGSARTTISLDIGGTLVKVAYRLNLHDLRGYTYLTCVYEAYCYSAVFVKYASRYYKLDMNLDYGDVSSEIDFLHSLYLNVEAGKNSTFCFRHVPISRIGELVRSITAIEDRYGCQYLSLTGGGSFKYRNMFDYMKNVRARDEMACLFEAVKFIHNIPGSVISYNLEHRLPKKKSINPLYPYLIVNIGSGISVIKVSSETEFRRVSGTSIAGGTAFGLINYLIPTASSKCFNNFNAGNSMFDVFNEYVDEATVKKYPPYGLKLSLGALPSDCGSEGYRDAYITSISGMIGYNIGTLGYLLAKVHEAKRAFFTGKFVCNFTTESIVSGFSFSSDVYNDKTIDICFPVHGGYIATLGCLLCI is encoded by the coding sequence ATGGAGAGTTGCCTGAGATCCATAGTTGATTTACAGGAACATCTCCTCTCCAGCCTAGATTTTAGCGCTACACATGTGCTTTATGAGTTGCAAAGCTGCTGCAATGGGCTTTTGCGGAAAATATGCAATATTGATTTGTATTCCCACTTTTTGCATGGTTTTATGCAAAAAATTGACACACATGAATCCATAATTGATGAAAGtattcaaattttgattaaaaaatattcagaTTTGTCAAAAAGGCTAAAACACGAGCTTTTCTCCCAGATAACTCGTAagaaaaatataaagacaTTGGAATCAATCGAGTTCAACGGTGAAAATGTTAGGGATGCAGATGATGCCTATACTGAAACCCTTGAAGTTAGCTGTCCTAGACCAGATAGCGCAAGAATCAGTGAGGGCTCCGCGAGGACAACGATTTCTTTGGACATAGGTGGAACCCTGGTAAAAGTGGCTTATAGGCTGAATCTGCATGATTTACGAGGATATACATATCTCACATGTGTATATGAAGCCTATTGTTATTCGGCTGTATTTGTTAAATATGCCTCTCGCTATTACAAATTGGACATGAATCTTGATTACGGGGATGTTTCATCGGAAATTGACTTTTTACACTCTCTATACTTAAATGTAGAAGCAGGAAAAAATTCCACATTCTGTTTTAGGCATGTGCCTATATCAAGAATAGGAGAACTCGTGCGAAGCATTACCGCTATTGAAGATAGATATGGTTGCCAGTATTTGAGTTTAACTGGAGGTGGTTCCTTTAAATATAGAAATATGTTCGATTATATGAAGAATGTAAGAGCTAGGGATGAAATGGCATGTTTATTTGAGGCtgtaaaatttatacataATATTCCTGGTTCAGTTATAAGCTATAATTTAGAACATAGGCTACCAAAGAAGAAATCTATCAATCCgttatatccatatttgaTTGTAAATATAGGATCTGGGATATCCGTTATAAAGGTTTCAAGTGAAACCGAATTTAGGAGGGTATCTGGAACATCTATCGCAGGGGGAACAGCTTTTGGTTTGATCAACTATCTAATACCTACAGCGTCCTCCAAATGTTTTAACAACTTTAATGCGGGAAACAGTATGTTTGATGTATTCAACGAGTATGTTGATGAAGCCACCGTTAAAAAATATCCACCTTATGGGCTAAAATTGAGCCTTGGAGCATTGCCTTCCGATTGTGGCAGTGAAGGTTATAGGGACGCATATATAACTAGTATTAGCGGTATGATTGGATATAATATAGGTACATTAGGGTATTTGTTGGCAAAGGTGCACGAGGCTAAGCGTGCATTTTTTACTGGAAAATTTGTGTGCAATTTTACTACAGAAAGTATTGTTTCAGGATTTTCTTTTAGTTCTGATGTGTACAATGACAaaacaatcgatatttgCTTTCCTGTGCATGGAGGATATATAGCGACTTTAGGTTGTTTACTTTGTATATAA
- a CDS encoding hypothetical protein (encoded by transcript BEWA_008580A), which produces MNLKPYLLTSIVESKRQDHINVINDRKCNIDMRNLLNYLLIDKVNNSTELYEVLAHKFVSLLRANVKLLILDSIASIYRFSSKEERSPDDKPMIDVISILKRVAHEHNLAVLVINQATTALNTYSAPFLNPRSRVRPALGDLWTKCINSRILLWIDRREGWRDKSRHFQIIFGSNAPTSSPIPFIITKRGIEVRDIITMFRD; this is translated from the exons ATGAACTTAAAACCGTATCTATTAACATCCATTGTAGAATCTAAGCGTCAAGATCATATAAACGTTATCAATGATAGAAAATGCAACATAGACATGAGAAATCTCTTGAATTACCTGTTGATTGACAAAGTCAATAACTCCACC GAACTTTACGAGGTTTTAGCTcacaaatttgtatcattGTTGAGAGCAAAT GTCAAGCTTCTGATTCTAGATTCCATAGCATCGATCTACCGATTTTCATCGAAAGAAGAAAG ATCACCTGATGATAAGCCAATGATTGATGTAATTTCCATTTTGAAGCGAGTTGCACATGAACACAATCTGGCTGTTTTAGTGATAAACCAG GCTACAACGGCATTGAATACATACAGTGCTCCATTTCTAAATCCTAGATCCAGA GTGAGACCAGCTCTTGGAGATTTGTGGACTAAGTGCATAAACAGTCGCATTTTACTTTGGATAGATC GCAGAGAGGGATGGAGAGATAAAAGTAGACACTTTCAGATTATATTCGGTTCAAACGCTCCAACATCATCTCCcataccatttataatcaCTAAAAGAGGAATAGAAGTCAGAGATATAATAACTATGTTCCGGGACTGA
- a CDS encoding hypothetical protein (encoded by transcript BEWA_008590A), with translation MKNVTLKARSIDEIWSGYKDYRDSCEFIKVGIQELDNALNGGLPLGKILEIYGPSGSGKTQFALSVVSEILIKNGIHSNEVFSLYLYTNGTFPIQRLCEILG, from the exons ATGAAGAATGTAACTCTGAAAGCACGAAGTATCGACGAAATCTGGAGCGGTTACAAAGACTATAGGGATAGTTgtgaatttataaaggtgGGCATTCAGGAACTTGACAACGCGTTGAATGGCGGACTTCCTTTGGGAAAAATCCTTGAGATTTATGGACCTTCCGGGTCAGGGAAGACACAATTCGCGTTATCCGTTGTTTCAGAG ATTCTGATCAAGAATGGGATACACTCAAACGAAGTATTCTCCCTTTACCTATACACGAATGGAACATTCCCAATACAAAGATTATGTGAGATTTTAGGTTAG
- a CDS encoding hypothetical protein (encoded by transcript BEWA_008570A) codes for MASHPKMYDDNGSSSSFRSRDEDTNDASCLVNASMFNQWRSKYVDELEFGGWNIDMVKFAIATTYESYGPLKTAIRRGIPDIIKHYIWIKANEADRFYIEHPNFYKNSFEATFGFNVPEEMGDYCPTFCGGLLGLQLDILNTPATPCDLDDNIIGLFFILNIKNADNDTIYSYSRFNSDFGYQPNFWDKFKSLSLFGESKRVLGTKQRGNSATTVIGSQSMSGKFPDLYKDNRDIPLDLDDKKQKKLPKGDGKIQNKNDISEYLSVISSESMNQKRLMKSAMIKIRNLSTDQHKPGINTDKTRQMSDTFIFTKNYEWIPPPPSHHSEIMGSYISIPDHSSAKTTEKKRFLWIRKLFKKLGWMCMIKDKNATHDLTVTSNTNLPLEPNFNYVHQFSAIPEIMGNSTPNMQGSDTSLSRDSETSIPISTLPSGSTISPVTSTMGSNTTLNSSVYKLTDVTYLTILLTDDGIREVKRILWCLNSYFSSKVEFLPIIPSLCCILLIYMSPEAAFCVLYRLILKATNSMGNDCGERFLFCDRKGFMIFVNYVQSLMNSNLRKLVSHLQRLKVDLSAWIARAVQHGFSEILPFDYILRIYGDFLFEGESVFCRYCLALLKVERSRLLKCKRREEAEKILYHIGLSKNLNIDQVTKMAYSFRLRLYDNSYKSLDVISPYFMQVKMKTFYRPRLSAASSIIPDNLWELLWTWILPTYRIFDPEKIYSSDSHGSSMMGLIKRVYESLKKPCPALLFVKTTKLDVFGCFIPILLDSPIKGHFTPTDGTSQQNTFVFTLSNPEKIYRWTGNNTTGIKISKDGIIVGARDPAFVLDKALGNGHTAPSVSFNSPCLVSSNTGYFSTLLLELWTLT; via the exons ATGGCTTCGCACCCTAAGATGTATGATGATAACGGAAGCTCGAGCAGCTTTAGAAGTAGAGATGAAGACACAAATGATGCTTCATGCCTGGTTAATGCAAGTATGTTTAACCAGTGGCGCTCCAAATACGTCGAC GAACTGGaatttggaggatggaataTTGATATGGTGAAATTTGCGATTGCAACGACTTATGAAAGTTATGGGCCGCTAAAAACTGCCATTAGAAG GGGTATTCCGGATATCATTAAACACTATATTTGGATCAAAGCAAATGAAGCAGATAGATTTTATATAGAACATCCAAACTTCTACAAAAATTCGTTTGAAGCAACCTTTGGG TTTAATGTTCCAGAAGAAATGGGCGACTATTGTCCGACATTTTGCGGTGGCCTTTTAGGTCTTCAACTTGATATTTTGAACACACCAGCTACACCGTGCGATTTAGACGATAATATTAtaggtttgtttttcatactcaatattaaaaatgcaGATAATGATACAATATATTCGTATTCTCGTTTTAACTCTGATTTTGGGTATCAACCAAACTTTTGGGATAAATTCAAGAGTTTGAGTTTATTTGGAGAATCAAAAAGAGTCCTGGGAACAAAACAAAGAGGCAATAGTGCAACTACAGTTATTGGTTCCCAAAGTATGTCTGGAAAGTTTCCAGATTTGTATAAGGATAACCGTGATATTCCGCTCGATTTAGATGATAAAAAGCAGAAGAAACTTCCAAAGGGAGATGGTAAAATCCAGAATAAAAACGATATATCGGAATATCTTTCGGTAATTAGTTCAGAAAGCATGAACCAAAAGCGACTAATGAAATCTGCCATGATAAAAATACGAAATTTATCAACAGATCAGCACAAACCAGGTATAAACACGGATAAGACGAGGCAAATGTCGGATACCTTTATATTCACTAAGAACTACGAATGGATTCCACCCCCTCCATCTCATCACTCTGAAATAATGGGCTCTTATATATCAATTCCTGATCATTCATCTGCCAAAACCACTGAAAAGAAAAGATTCTTGTGGATACGTAAACTATTCAAAAAATTAGGATGGATGTGTATGatcaaagataaaaatgcaACACACGATCTCACCGTGACTTCTAATACAAATTTACCATTGGAACCTAACTTTAATTATGTTCATCAATTTTCGGCAATTCCTGAAATCATGGGGAATTCAACTCCAAATATGCAAGGATCTGATACAAGTCTTTCCAGGGATTCTGAAACATCCATTCCAATTTCTACACTTCCTAGTGGGTCAACTATTTCACCTGTTACCAGCACTATGGGTAGCAATACCACATTAAatag TTCTGTCTACAAGTTGACTGATGTAACATATTTAACAATTTTACTAACGGATGATGGAATCAGGGAAGTAAAACGCATTCTCTGGTGTCTAAATTCctatttttcatcaaagGTTGAATTTTTGCCG ATCATCCCTTCGTTATGCTGCATATTGCTGATATATATGTCTCCAGAAGCCGCATTCTGTGTTTTATATAGACTCATTCTGAAAGCTACTAATAGTATGGGTAATGACTGTGGAGAACGTTTTTTGTTTTGTGATCGCAAAGGATTTATGATTTTCGTAAACTATGTTCAGAGTCTTATGAACTCAAATTTACGGAAATTGGTCTCCCATTTACAGCGTTTGAAGGTAGATCTATCCGCCTGGATAGCAAGGGCAGTTCAACATGGATTTTCCGAAATATTGCCGTTCGACTATATTCTAAGAATATACGGAGATTTTCTTTTTGAGGGCGAATCTGTTTTTTGCAGATACTGTCTAGCCCTTTTGAAAGTTGAACGGTCTCGGCTACTAAAGTGTAAGAGAAGGGAAGAAGCTGAAAAGATTCTATATCACATAGGCTTGAGCaaaaatttgaatattGATCAGGTTACTAAAATGGCATATAGTTTCCGTTTAAGGCTCTATGATAACAGCTACAAATCATTAGATGTCATTTCTCCATACTTTATGCAGGTTAAAATGAAAACTTTCTACAGACCAAGATTGTCCGCAGCTTCCAGCATTATTCCAGACAACTTGTGGGAACTATTATGGACCTGGATACTACCAACATATCGCATTTTT GATCCggaaaaaatatattcatctGATAGCCACGGATCTTCCATGATGGGTCTCATTAAGCGTGTTTACGAGTCGTTGAAGAAGCCTTGCCCAGCTTTACTGTTTGTAAAGACAACTAAATTGGACGTATTTGGTTGTTTTATTCCGATTTTGTTGGATTCACCAATAAAGGGGCATTTTACACCTACTGATG GAACAAGCCAGCAAAACACGTTTGTCTTTACTCTGTCCAACCCAGAAAAAATTTACCGCTGGACTGGAAATAATACTACTGGaataaaaatttcaaaagatGGAATAATCGTTGGCGCAAGAGACCCAGCCTTCGTCCTAGACAAAGCATTAGGAAACGGTCACACTGCACCATCCGTTTCTTTCAATTCACCTTGTCTTGTATCCTCCAACACTGGTTACTTCTCAACACTACTTTTGGAGTTGTGGACTCTCACTTAA
- a CDS encoding hypothetical protein (encoded by transcript BEWA_008620A): MNERTHRLLLYVISNDDDNWETPNALLIPLKSPDSSVTLGDLRKIFPIPGTYHYRIKSKHGNGFVWLDVTRDDEILRHVDNVIYMKILRVKVESDCKFVPNTEQYDLFPKEPNSKDSDFDLIFS; encoded by the exons ATGAACGAAAGGACTCATCGCTTGCTTCTATATGTAATTTCTAACGATGATGACAACTGGGAAACTCCAAACGCCCTTTTGATTCCACTCAAGAGTCCTGATTCTTCGGTTACGCTGGGTGACTTGCGTAAAATATTCCCAATACCCGGAACATATCACTATAG AATAAAGTCCAAACATGGAAATGGATTTGTTTGGTTGGATGTGACCCGGGATGATGAGATCTTGCGACATGTAGATAATGTTATATATATGAAG ATTTTGAGAGTAAAAGTTGAATCTGACTGCAAATTTGTACCAAATACTGAACAATATGACTTATTTCCAAAGGAACCGAATAGTAAAGATTCTGATTTCGATTTAATTTTTAGCTGA
- a CDS encoding hypothetical protein (encoded by transcript BEWA_008650A), with protein MSQVEPVVEQVRHMDEGSPPQAEVIFDVSKFWAFRSLNVIFVLSVITLSFILFFPLPYLERSPGSYVLSLDLSSNTHSSEIKCITTKLSNGDISTLFTIYNEDQILGDIKFGDVVLLRDNRSIGRFVNAYYKDKSDKLPYMVSSLDVYDNVVILKKFFIREQEGSYYQLFDSSVFTRSLLAREPTFVDVDFNTLVTCNLINVYSTSFEDAHGRVVTEYHTHNDEVFGRISFGDFQIDTDKSAVDRNIVTIAVPKSNIMKIMVTTILKDSIKHTRHICYCFLDNIHKVFTTIKSVLDANNMRLTDFTNLFDVVKFEPLGKPVAVDYKWYLNESTNDIVFCTLRHQKRKYVIAFGQLNNTIGEVAISKSCSIPANDSASHRLLVLDFKGNYANIPTYYVHTKVEYFDVVRIIQPIN; from the coding sequence ATGTCACAAGTTGAACCGGTCGTAGAGCAGGTACGGCACATGGACGAAGGTTCTCCTCCACAAGCCGAGGTTATCTTTGATGTATCAAAATTCTGGGCTTTTCGATCGCTAAACGTTATTTTTGTGTTATCAGTTATAACATTGTCCTTTATATTATTTTTTCCGCTTCCGTATTTGGAAAGATCACCCGGAAGTTACGTGTTATCTTTGGACCTAAGTTCCAATACACACTCTAGTGAGATCAAGTGCATTACTACAAAGCTGTCAAATGGAGATATTTCAACCTTgtttaccatttataatgaGGATCAGATTTTGGGTGATATCAAATTTGGCGACGTCGTGCTTCTGCGCGATAACAGATCTATAGGTCGTTTCGTAAATGCATATTACAAGGATAAGTCAGATAAGTTACCTTACATGGTATCGTCTTTAGATGTATATGATAACGTAGTGATtttgaagaagttttttaTTAGGGAACAAGAAGGTTCATACTATCAGCTCTTTGATTCATCCGTTTTTACAAGGTCCTTACTGGCTAGAGAACCGACTTTTGTTGATGTAGATTTTAATACGTTGGTAACTTGCAATCTTATTAATGTATATTCAACATCATTTGAAGATGCACATGGAAGGGTCGTGACCGAATATCACACTCATAATGATGAAGTTTTTGGTCGCATCTCGTTTGGAGATTTTCAGATTGATACTGATAAATCAGCAGTGGATCGTAACATTGTAACTATTGCCGTTCCAAAGTCGAACATTATGAAAATTATGGTCACAACGATCCTCAAGGACAGTATCAAACATACACGGCACATATGTTATTGCTTTCTTGATAATATTCACAAGGTATTCACTACTATAAAGTCTGTTTTGGATGCTAATAATATGAGACTGACGGATTTTACCAACCTCTTTGATGTAGTCAAATTTGAACCACTGGGAAAACCCGTGGCTGTTGACTACAAATGGTATTTAAATGAATCCACCAACGATATTGTGTTTTGTACTTTAAGACACCAAAAACGCAAGTACGTTATAGCTTTTGGGCAGTTGAATAATACTATTGGCGAGGTTGCAATTTCAAAATCATGTTCTATACCAGCAAATGACTCCGCCTCCCATAGGTTGCTCGTGCTAGATTTTAAAGGCAATTATGCGAATATTCCCACGTACTATGTCCACACAAAAGTTGAATACTTTGATGTAGTTCGGATTATACAGCCCATAAATTAg
- a CDS encoding hypothetical protein (encoded by transcript BEWA_008610A): MMYYTLRRLSNANTNKVAKYVEKVADLGKRNLLFRVDIRHIYSIWTICKNEEEYKLGLSATNHFYNFGRQLTPEGVNKLFVMTLRCKQTQEAIKLIEGCNDWLCNPPSLGMIYILLGDLISKKDFDSVFRLFKVVRTTWNIRLSNTLYHYSIVAMLMMDKNPLEEALMLYGDAEVMNIRLKEETHNFVLEHALKKPVDDKHAIICKYVLERMINEVGALTSKSYYLIAWFILKYKEHVHPSLDPICSLYKDWTLPIRQAYTMEILHTNNVDIPQEFVKDIQNEAENGSKEAQFVLEHRLSAEL, encoded by the exons ATGATGTATTATACACTTAGAAG GTTGAGTAATGCAAACACCAATAAAGTTGCCAAGTACGTAGAAAAGGTTGCTGATTTGGGCAAGAGGAATCTTCTATTCCGAGTAGACATTAGGCATATCTATTCTATTTGGACAATATGTaaaaatgaggaagagtataAGCTTGGCCTCTCGGCTACAAACCACTTTTATAATTTTGGAAGACAACTCACGCCTGAAGGTGTAAACAAACTCTTCGTAATGACCTTGAGGTGTAAGCAAACTCAGGAGGCTATAAAACTTATCGAAGGTTGCAACGATTGGCTATGTAATCCACCTTCACTTGGCATGATTTATATCTTATTGGGGGATTTGATTTCAAAAAAGGATTTTGATTCCGTGTTCCGACTATTTAAAGTAGTCAGAACAACATGGAATATTCGACTTTCTAACACTTTATATCATTACTCTATCGTTGCTATGTTGATGATGgataaaaatccactagAAGAGGCATTAATG TTATACGGCGATGCTGAGGTGATGAACATTCGTCTAAAAGAGGAAACACACAATTTTGTTCTAG AACATGCTCTCAAAAAGCCCGTGGATGATAAGCATGCCATAATCTGCAAATATGTACTAGAGAGAATGATAAATGAAGTTGGAGCTCTCACATCTAAAAGTTATTATCTGATCGCATGGTTTATCCTAAAATACAAAGAACATGTGCATCCCAGTCTAGACCCAATCTGCAGTTTGTATAAAGATTGGACATTGCCAATTAGACAGGCATACACaatggaaattttgcaCACAAACAATGTGGATATTCCACAGGAATTCGTCAAAGATATACAAAACGAGGCCGAAAATGGTTCAAAAGAGGCACAATTT GTGTTAGAACATCGCCTATCCGCTGAATTATGA